A genome region from Flavobacterium sp. CFS9 includes the following:
- a CDS encoding TonB-dependent receptor plug domain-containing protein has protein sequence MKKIHFLIAFFGALTAYSQQTADTTAPKKLKEIQIIKERYAKSTQDTERISQKEIEFQKSQNTADLLANTGTVAVQKSQQGGGSPILRGFEANKILLLVDGIRMNNLIYRAGHLQNIITVDENSLEQIDVLFGPASTIFGSDALGGAINMRTKNPMFLSQTDNKVFSGNVMSRYNSANMGFTQHFDINFAGKRWSSLSSFSYNNYGDLRMGANANGKNGSFGERPQYVETTNNVDNLIQNENPLIQKFSGYKQYNAMQKILFQQDEDTQHSLNLQYSSSSDVPRYDRLTDPSCSGLKYAVWNYGPQKRFLSAYKFSKQKALFDSDMNLGVSYQNIEESRISRKFNDDKTKSQVEKVNVFAFNADFRRKLGKGDLLYGTEFFYDNLNSTATSSNRITGIVTPTDTRYPNGINHTFRADVFATYNEKINETTFYNLGIRTGYSALKSTIANNSFFQLPYDIIKQDNFTYSATAGIAKNIQSTKLVFNLASGYRVPNVDDLGKLFESVPGTLIVPNRNIAPEKSVTADLTVTFGQGKRIQLDNTVYYTRLFDAIVTDHFLYNGQSSVIYEGVQSEVFAMQNKGNAYIGGLSSTLKMAITKPLGVYGTVTFTKGEIMDRAGNTPLDHISPMYGKAGLKYENKVMLLDFYTLFNGKKDISDYSMNGEDNEKYAPKGGMPAWQTINFKTAFFINKNLSVYAGIENILDLQYRVFASGINASGRNISVAAKYHF, from the coding sequence ATGAAAAAAATACATTTTTTAATCGCATTCTTTGGTGCTCTTACAGCTTATTCGCAACAAACTGCCGACACTACAGCGCCCAAAAAATTAAAAGAGATACAGATCATTAAAGAACGTTACGCCAAGTCGACGCAGGATACGGAACGCATTTCGCAAAAGGAAATAGAATTTCAAAAAAGCCAAAATACTGCCGATTTACTAGCCAACACTGGTACAGTAGCGGTTCAGAAATCGCAACAAGGTGGAGGAAGCCCAATACTAAGAGGGTTTGAAGCCAATAAGATTCTGCTTCTGGTGGACGGAATCAGAATGAACAACCTTATTTACAGAGCGGGACATCTACAAAATATCATTACAGTTGACGAAAATTCGCTGGAACAGATTGATGTTCTTTTCGGACCTGCATCTACTATTTTTGGGAGCGATGCGTTGGGTGGTGCCATCAATATGAGAACCAAAAACCCCATGTTTCTGTCCCAAACTGATAACAAAGTGTTTTCAGGAAATGTAATGTCAAGATACAACAGTGCCAATATGGGATTTACACAACATTTTGATATTAATTTTGCAGGTAAAAGATGGAGTTCTCTATCCTCTTTCTCGTATAATAATTACGGCGATTTGAGAATGGGGGCCAATGCTAATGGAAAAAATGGATCTTTTGGCGAGCGTCCTCAATATGTTGAAACTACGAATAATGTAGATAATCTGATACAGAATGAGAATCCGCTTATTCAGAAGTTTTCCGGATATAAGCAATATAATGCCATGCAAAAGATCCTTTTTCAACAGGATGAAGATACACAGCACAGCTTGAATCTGCAGTATTCGTCTTCTTCAGATGTGCCTAGATACGATCGCCTTACAGATCCATCGTGTTCGGGGCTGAAATATGCTGTTTGGAATTATGGTCCGCAAAAAAGATTCCTTTCGGCTTATAAATTTTCGAAACAAAAAGCCTTGTTCGACAGTGATATGAATCTTGGAGTGAGCTATCAAAATATTGAAGAAAGCAGAATCTCAAGAAAATTTAACGATGATAAAACTAAAAGCCAGGTCGAAAAAGTAAATGTATTTGCTTTTAATGCAGATTTCAGAAGAAAACTGGGCAAGGGTGATTTGCTTTACGGAACCGAATTCTTTTATGATAATCTGAACTCGACTGCTACCAGTTCAAACCGTATCACCGGTATTGTGACTCCGACAGATACTCGTTACCCAAACGGTATAAATCATACCTTTAGAGCAGATGTTTTTGCAACTTATAATGAAAAAATAAACGAAACTACTTTCTATAATTTGGGTATTCGTACCGGTTATTCTGCCTTAAAAAGCACTATTGCCAATAATTCTTTTTTCCAACTTCCATATGATATCATCAAGCAGGACAACTTCACGTATAGCGCTACTGCCGGAATTGCGAAGAATATTCAGAGTACTAAATTGGTTTTCAATTTGGCTTCGGGCTACAGAGTCCCAAATGTAGATGATTTAGGAAAACTTTTCGAATCAGTGCCCGGAACCTTGATTGTCCCTAATCGAAATATTGCTCCTGAGAAATCAGTAACCGCCGATTTAACTGTAACATTCGGACAGGGAAAGAGAATTCAGCTTGACAATACGGTTTATTATACCCGCCTTTTTGATGCCATTGTTACCGATCATTTTTTATATAATGGACAGAGTTCGGTGATTTACGAAGGAGTGCAAAGCGAGGTGTTTGCTATGCAAAACAAAGGAAATGCTTACATAGGAGGTCTTTCTTCCACCCTGAAAATGGCTATCACAAAACCACTTGGAGTTTATGGTACGGTAACTTTTACCAAAGGGGAAATAATGGACCGTGCGGGGAATACTCCTTTGGATCATATCTCTCCAATGTATGGAAAAGCAGGATTGAAATATGAAAATAAAGTGATGCTTCTGGATTTCTATACGTTATTTAATGGTAAGAAAGACATCAGTGATTATTCTATGAATGGTGAGGACAACGAAAAATATGCTCCTAAAGGAGGTATGCCTGCATGGCAAACGATTAATTTTAAAACAGCCTTTTTTATCAATAAAAATCTGTCGGTTTATGCCGGAATTGAAAATATTTTAGACCTACAGTATCGCGTTTTTGCATCGGGTATCAATGCATCGGGCAGAAATATATCTGTGGCAGCAAAATATCACTTCTAA
- a CDS encoding RNA polymerase sigma-70 factor, with product MNEDLKHFKQLFSELYQPLCNYAYKYLQDRDESEDVVQELMIKIWETRKDLLSEKSLKYYLYIAVKNRCISILRKKTYMLDIDEMSIDITEEIQETKPLPEANQLIEDAFKGISPKCLEIFKLSRIEKLSYKQIAEKLEISVKTVENQMGKAIRHIREFVKQHPNLIIFFKIWYFSYYIVGVLKEFVFYLKEV from the coding sequence ATGAATGAGGACCTAAAGCATTTTAAACAATTGTTCAGCGAGCTTTATCAGCCCTTATGCAATTATGCCTATAAGTATCTTCAGGATAGGGATGAAAGTGAAGATGTGGTGCAGGAACTGATGATAAAAATATGGGAAACCCGCAAGGATTTACTTTCTGAAAAGAGTCTCAAATATTACCTGTATATAGCTGTTAAGAACCGATGTATATCCATTCTGAGAAAAAAAACCTATATGCTTGACATTGATGAAATGTCTATCGATATTACCGAAGAAATCCAAGAAACGAAGCCCTTACCAGAAGCAAACCAACTTATAGAAGATGCATTTAAAGGAATTTCTCCAAAATGTCTTGAAATTTTTAAACTGAGCCGTATTGAAAAATTAAGCTATAAACAAATTGCAGAGAAATTAGAAATATCAGTAAAAACAGTAGAAAATCAGATGGGCAAAGCCATCAGACATATACGAGAGTTTGTTAAACAGCATCCCAACTTAATTATTTTCTTTAAAATATGGTATTTTAGTTATTATATAGTGGGGGTTTTAAAAGAATTTGTGTTTTATTTAAAAGAGGTATAA
- a CDS encoding FecR family protein: MDSQDINVLLAKHFSGETKPEEEAVLMNWIKNNPDEYISLKIFFAESQPLDSPQLFETGNAWNRIAPNLSSTKPTVFQLYKKYIYATAVAAVFILISTFAFLYANTEITVQTANGQVKSIELSDGSLVTLNDNSSITYKRFLWNNRTVSLNGEAFFEVKHDESKPFSVNTGTLSVKVLGTSFVVTTKEKEKSVAVITGKVKVTATPTSQTVILEKKQAVHYVSNRLIKSDTANKNLLSWKTKSLSFENTPLQKAFQDIEDCYHIKIQVEGKISDSCTVTTNFKNESIKEILEEFRLLFGLSYTQKGNTVWVKNISCEK; the protein is encoded by the coding sequence ATGGACAGCCAAGATATTAATGTATTGTTAGCAAAACATTTTTCAGGAGAAACTAAACCTGAGGAAGAAGCTGTATTAATGAATTGGATAAAAAACAATCCTGACGAATATATTTCGCTTAAGATTTTTTTTGCAGAAAGTCAGCCATTAGACTCTCCTCAGTTATTTGAAACAGGGAATGCCTGGAACCGCATAGCGCCAAATTTATCATCCACAAAGCCAACCGTATTTCAGTTGTACAAAAAATACATCTACGCAACGGCAGTTGCCGCCGTTTTCATTTTAATAAGTACGTTCGCCTTCTTGTATGCAAATACCGAGATAACTGTTCAAACCGCTAATGGACAGGTAAAAAGTATCGAATTGAGTGATGGTTCTTTAGTTACTTTGAATGACAACTCGAGTATTACCTATAAAAGATTTCTGTGGAACAACCGTACTGTCAGCTTAAATGGAGAAGCTTTCTTTGAAGTAAAACACGACGAGAGCAAGCCTTTTTCTGTAAATACAGGCACTCTATCAGTAAAAGTTTTAGGAACCTCTTTTGTTGTAACAACAAAAGAAAAAGAAAAATCGGTAGCAGTAATTACAGGAAAAGTCAAGGTTACCGCCACTCCTACCAGTCAAACAGTCATTTTGGAGAAAAAACAAGCGGTTCATTATGTTTCCAACAGATTAATTAAAAGTGACACAGCCAACAAAAACTTACTCTCCTGGAAAACAAAGTCACTTTCTTTCGAAAATACTCCACTTCAAAAAGCTTTTCAGGATATTGAAGATTGTTATCATATTAAAATACAGGTGGAAGGCAAAATCTCTGATTCCTGCACCGTTACCACAAATTTCAAGAACGAATCCATAAAAGAAATATTGGAAGAATTCCGTTTATTGTTTGGACTTAGTTATACCCAAAAAGGCAATACTGTTTGGGTGAAAAACATATCGTGTGAAAAGTAA
- a CDS encoding TonB-dependent receptor, translating to MKSNSFINNGLIIICSFVFFFCAGSVQAQKTSLLEKKITIQIENDSIGAYITAIIAQGANLSLSNNKLHLGKKIKISKGTYKLGTLLNLLFATESVKFLERDDKIIIYTVSRAPSPFTISGFVYAGDSKEALPYATVRVLNTNIAVNCNDYGYYTLTLPENKYIINASYTGFTSQTDTILVNKTIKKNFNLEMGLSLAPVEIKSSKKPLNEISSIVDTQHVNTLPFLMGQSDPLKLLTLKPGTYGTSLNVRGGSSDQNLVLLDGVPIYNYNHFTSLLSIFDSQAIKQISFFKGGFPARYEGRLSSVIDVKTKDGDMQSYHGAANIGLLTGSAMIEGPIIKDKMSFMISARRSWIDALTKAIFDQDINFKYRMYDAYFKINYFINSSNRLYLGAYTGGDLIRVNFFSSEAPQLTWNNRTLSLRWNRVYNPRLFQNSVLMLSNYNNLFANEDEKGTRKFRITDIGIENNLNYHWSSFLNSAIGLRINMTYFSNNTIERDQLIKSLHFKTYWDNDITLSDKVRIKAGLHYATFLTKNKVYKSFQPRTSLVYKYNTSNSLFASYAIMEQFYHQIARNTYALPSDLRMPSTDLLPPEKAFIYEAGYEKTLDKGYIRLQFYQKKVSNILMYPPLYDASDQDKTESPLIGFGNSRGLELEFSKQFKKFDVQASYTLSKSTLRFPAINNGQTFNSPNDITHQIKGAVIWNINQSWVISTMFNYSSGVLISAPDSFSYNDKKDSYPVDPNQSNEISRPNNYRLPRNYNVDVGVSKTKKTKSGNQNRLYFGINNLIGQSPPFIIETSLSNGTFNLEQVRMFKYFPYVGYTYTFGTGKEKLN from the coding sequence GTGAAAAGTAATTCTTTTATAAATAACGGGTTAATCATTATATGCTCTTTTGTCTTTTTCTTTTGTGCCGGATCTGTACAAGCACAAAAAACAAGCCTGCTGGAAAAAAAGATCACTATCCAAATAGAAAATGATAGTATCGGAGCCTATATTACTGCCATTATAGCACAAGGCGCAAATTTATCCCTAAGCAATAACAAACTTCATCTTGGCAAAAAGATAAAGATCAGCAAAGGAACTTATAAATTAGGGACACTGCTAAATCTTCTTTTTGCAACAGAATCAGTAAAATTTCTGGAGAGAGATGATAAAATAATTATTTACACCGTTTCGCGAGCTCCTTCCCCCTTTACTATTAGCGGATTTGTTTATGCTGGAGACAGTAAAGAAGCACTACCCTACGCTACCGTTCGGGTGTTAAATACAAATATAGCTGTTAATTGTAATGATTACGGCTATTATACGCTAACATTGCCCGAAAACAAGTACATCATAAATGCGAGTTATACCGGTTTTACTTCACAAACAGATACGATACTGGTAAACAAAACCATTAAAAAAAACTTCAATCTTGAAATGGGACTATCCCTTGCTCCGGTTGAAATTAAGTCATCCAAAAAACCTTTAAATGAGATTTCCAGTATCGTCGATACGCAGCATGTTAACACTCTTCCCTTTCTAATGGGGCAATCAGACCCGCTAAAACTTCTTACTCTAAAACCGGGCACCTATGGCACTTCTTTAAATGTAAGAGGAGGCTCGAGCGATCAGAATCTGGTTTTATTAGATGGTGTTCCTATTTACAATTACAATCATTTTACGAGTTTATTATCTATTTTCGATTCGCAGGCCATCAAACAAATAAGTTTTTTCAAAGGCGGCTTTCCAGCTCGTTACGAAGGAAGGCTATCGTCGGTCATAGATGTTAAAACAAAAGATGGCGACATGCAATCCTACCATGGGGCTGCCAATATTGGCTTACTAACGGGTTCTGCGATGATTGAAGGACCTATCATAAAAGACAAGATGTCCTTTATGATTAGTGCAAGAAGAAGCTGGATTGATGCTTTGACCAAAGCGATTTTTGATCAGGATATTAATTTTAAATACCGGATGTATGATGCCTATTTTAAAATTAACTATTTTATTAATTCCTCCAACCGACTGTATCTTGGCGCCTATACCGGCGGAGATCTTATTCGTGTAAATTTCTTTTCTTCCGAAGCACCTCAGCTTACCTGGAACAACAGAACACTTTCTTTGCGCTGGAACAGGGTATACAATCCCAGACTGTTTCAGAATTCGGTTCTAATGCTAAGCAACTACAACAACCTGTTTGCCAATGAAGATGAAAAAGGAACCAGAAAGTTTCGCATTACAGATATAGGTATCGAAAACAACCTGAATTATCACTGGTCGTCATTCCTAAATAGTGCGATAGGTTTACGAATAAACATGACCTATTTTTCCAATAACACTATTGAGCGTGATCAATTGATAAAGTCACTACATTTCAAAACCTACTGGGACAATGATATAACGCTGTCTGATAAAGTTCGAATAAAAGCGGGTCTTCATTACGCAACTTTTTTAACTAAAAACAAGGTTTATAAATCTTTTCAGCCTCGTACCAGTTTGGTTTATAAATACAACACTTCTAATAGTCTTTTTGCCTCCTATGCCATAATGGAGCAATTTTATCATCAAATTGCCAGGAACACCTATGCCTTACCTTCAGATTTACGCATGCCGAGTACCGATCTATTACCTCCGGAAAAAGCTTTTATTTATGAGGCAGGCTATGAAAAAACTTTAGACAAAGGATACATCAGACTACAATTTTACCAAAAAAAAGTATCCAATATTTTAATGTACCCACCCCTTTATGATGCTTCAGATCAGGACAAAACAGAATCCCCTCTAATCGGGTTTGGCAATTCAAGAGGCCTGGAACTTGAATTTTCCAAGCAGTTCAAAAAGTTTGATGTACAGGCATCGTATACCCTGAGCAAATCGACATTGAGATTTCCCGCAATAAATAATGGTCAGACGTTTAATTCTCCAAACGATATAACCCATCAAATAAAAGGAGCTGTTATCTGGAATATTAATCAATCCTGGGTCATATCCACCATGTTTAATTATAGTTCCGGTGTTTTAATCTCGGCGCCAGACTCTTTTTCCTATAATGACAAAAAAGACTCGTACCCAGTAGATCCAAACCAAAGCAACGAAATATCAAGACCTAATAACTACCGTTTACCGAGAAATTACAATGTAGATGTTGGCGTCTCAAAAACAAAAAAAACGAAATCCGGCAACCAAAACAGATTGTATTTTGGAATTAACAATCTCATAGGACAATCTCCACCGTTTATCATTGAAACAAGTTTAAGTAATGGCACCTTTAACTTAGAACAGGTCAGAATGTTTAAATATTTTCCTTACGTTGGATATACTTATACTTTTGGTACGGGTAAAGAAAAATTAAACTAA
- a CDS encoding helix-turn-helix domain-containing protein has product MSTLTKPNHIGRKISRIRELRDMKQEALAQALGTSQQAVSNIENSETLDDDKLLAVANALGVTVEAIKNFSDEAMISYFNTFNDSPNNNFGNHHCAFNPLDKVVELYERLLQAEKEKVEYLEKGQKGK; this is encoded by the coding sequence ATGAGCACACTAACAAAACCAAATCACATAGGGCGAAAAATTAGCCGTATTCGTGAACTTCGTGATATGAAACAGGAAGCATTGGCGCAGGCTTTAGGTACAAGCCAGCAGGCGGTTTCGAACATTGAAAACAGTGAAACACTGGATGATGACAAGCTTTTGGCAGTAGCCAACGCTTTAGGAGTTACTGTTGAAGCAATTAAAAATTTTTCAGATGAAGCTATGATCAGTTATTTTAATACTTTTAATGATAGTCCAAATAATAATTTTGGCAACCACCATTGTGCTTTTAATCCTCTCGATAAAGTGGTTGAACTTTACGAGCGTTTGCTTCAGGCTGAAAAAGAAAAAGTAGAATACTTAGAAAAAGGGCAAAAAGGGAAATAA